The Candidatus Hydrogenisulfobacillus filiaventi sequence AAAACCCGGGCGGCGGTGGGGGCGGTCGGAATGTGCACGGCTGGCCAGCCCCCGCCATCCGTAGGTGCTCATCCCGATGGCGGCGGTCCGGGCGGCCGCCGCCGTGCGGCTCACCGGGTCCAGCGTGAGCCGGCAGCCCATGACGGCCAAGCCCAGCACCGCCCAGAGGACCACACTGCCCCAGGGGTCGGCCGGATTGTCGACCAGGCCGCCTTTCGGCCGCCAGCGTTTCCGTGTGATGGGGTCATGCTCATGCTCCTTTCCCTACTGGGTCTGGCAACCTGCTCCACAAAAAGCAGGGGCGGCTTCCCGCAAGGGAAGCCGCTGCCAAAAAGAGGATGGCGAACCGCGCCGGCCGCGCGGGACCCGGGGACCGGCGGCCCCGTTGCGGCACCGCGGCTTAGTCGCCCTCGATTTGGGACTGGATGAACCGGAGCACCTGCCGCACGTCCTGTTCGCTTACGCCCCGGACAGGACTGGCCCGCACCTCCTGGCCGATGTGCAGATGATGCAGCGCGGTGTCGATGTGGTTGAAGTGCGGGGCGTTGTTGCGGCGCACCGTCTCGCCCGGTCGTTGCCAGTGGTAGGAGTAGCGGTCCGCCCCCAGTTGATGTGCATCGAGGTAGGTGCCGTCCCGTAAGGCAAGCCGCATGCGTCCCCGCCGCGGATCCACCATCCAGGCCCGTACCACCAACCTGGGAGATTCCGCCGCGCACAACCGGCCAATCTCCTCCAGGGTCACGGGCGGGAGCCTGCCATCCCCACAAGCCGCTCCCGGTACACTAGCAGATTGCCCCAGTCCAGCCGATCCTCCCAGGCCGGGTGACCGTCAATACGGCCTGACGCGATGAGGCGCTCCAACCCGTCGGGATGCGGGACGCCGTATCGCTCGGCATACGCGGCGAGTTCGCGGTCCACCGTCGACAGCTCACGCTCCACCCAGGCTCGGGCGGCCTCGTGTTCGATGGCCGTCTTGTCCAGATGCGCGGCCGCCGCCGGTTGATCCCACACGTCCAGCATGACGCGGCCCTCCCCCTTGTTCCGGTCGAGGGTTCTCCACCCGGCACGGCCTGACCTCTCATTACCTGTGGTTGGGAGTCCGGCAATGGCTTTCCTGGATCGGCCAGGTCATCCAGCATTAGTGCGATGACCTCCCCCTGCATTGGCCAGGGCCTCATCCAACGTCTATCCCTGACTCACGGCGCCCGGCAAGGCCGGGACCCGCACCACATAGCCGCCGGCTTCCCGATCTGGCTCCAGGATGACCTGGAATGCGCGTCGCATAGAACCTTCTGCCTCCCGAGACCAACCGGGCACCGTTTCCCCGGCCCTGCTGCCCACTACCCTAAGCACAGCAGGGCAGAGGCGCCCGCAGTCCCTGCCGTCTGCCACGTCTGGCGCCTGCGGGGCCCGCCTTGTCACCCGCCGGAGCGGACCGACAAATCGGCCCATCGCGAGGGGTCTGCGGCAGGGGAGGCGAGCAATCTATCCGCACTGCCAGTGAAGGCCCTCTTCTCCCGGGGACCCTGTTCCGTAGCCGCAGGCGTGGCGCAGGTCCATCGCGCCATCTTCGCTTGCTCTCCGTTCCTGGTGGGAACAGCCGTTTGTGTTCCGCAATGACTGAAGTCTTATCGGGCTGGTTCTGGTCTGAGCCGATGGTCGGGATCCAGCCACACCACGTAAAAGGTGTTCTCAGTGAGGAAACCATGGATCCGGCCGTGCGCATTGGCACTGACGACGATTTGCCAGGCGTTCTCGTCTGCACCAGGCAGAGAACGGCCAAAATCCGCCCGGACAAGTGGATTGAGTCCCGGTGTGTGGTGTAAAAAATCCCGTCTCCTGGCTGCACCATTGGCATCGCGACCGCCGGTTCAGCACTACTGCCTGGGAGGACATGGGAACCCCGAAGGGGTGTCCAGACGGCCAGTCCGGCCCCGGAGAGGGCGAGGCGGCGGGCATGGCTGC is a genomic window containing:
- a CDS encoding protein of unknown function (Evidence 5 : Unknown function) → MVLWAVLGLAVMGCRLTLDPVSRTAAAARTAAIGMSTYGWRGLASRAHSDRPHRRPGFLGIWLMPGCRERTSTNQEGWCRQ
- a CDS encoding conserved protein of unknown function (Evidence 4 : Unknown function but conserved in other organisms), whose amino-acid sequence is MLDVWDQPAAAAHLDKTAIEHEAARAWVERELSTVDRELAAYAERYGVPHPDGLERLIASGRIDGHPAWEDRLDWGNLLVYRERLVGMAGSRP
- a CDS encoding protein of unknown function (Evidence 5 : Unknown function); this encodes MTSPCIGQGLIQRLSLTHGARQGRDPHHIAAGFPIWLQDDLECASHRTFCLPRPTGHRFPGPAAHYPKHSRAEAPAVPAVCHVWRLRGPPCHPPERTDKSAHREGSAAGEASNLSALPVKALFSRGPCSVAAGVAQVHRAIFACSPFLVGTAVCVPQ
- a CDS encoding conserved protein of unknown function (Evidence 4 : Unknown function but conserved in other organisms), whose amino-acid sequence is MTLEEIGRLCAAESPRLVVRAWMVDPRRGRMRLALRDGTYLDAHQLGADRYSYHWQRPGETVRRNNAPHFNHIDTALHHLHIGQEVRASPVRGVSEQDVRQVLRFIQSQIEGD